One window of Klebsiella quasivariicola genomic DNA carries:
- the ilvE gene encoding branched-chain-amino-acid transaminase — MTTKKADYIWFNGEMVPWGEAKVHVMSHALHYGTSVFEGIRCYDSHKGPVVFRHREHMQRLHDSAKIYRFPVSQSIDELMEACREVIRTNNLTSAYIRPLVFVGDVGMGVNPPPGYNTDVIIAAFPWGAYLGAEALEQGIDAMVSSWNRAAPNTIPTAAKAGGNYLSSLLVGSEARRHGYQEGIALDVNGYISEGAGENLFEVKDGVLFTPPFTSSALPGITRDAIIKLAKDLGIEVREQVLSRESLYLADEVFMSGTAAEITPVRSVDGIQVGAGRRGPVTKRIQEAFFGLFTGETEDKWGWLDPVSK, encoded by the coding sequence ATGACGACGAAAAAAGCTGATTACATTTGGTTCAATGGCGAGATGGTTCCGTGGGGCGAAGCGAAAGTTCATGTGATGTCCCACGCGTTGCACTACGGTACCTCGGTATTCGAAGGTATCCGTTGCTACGATTCGCACAAAGGCCCGGTGGTGTTCCGTCATCGTGAACATATGCAGCGTCTGCATGATTCAGCCAAAATTTATCGTTTCCCGGTCTCTCAGAGCATCGACGAACTGATGGAAGCCTGCCGTGAAGTCATTCGGACCAATAATCTGACCAGCGCTTATATCCGCCCTCTGGTATTTGTTGGCGATGTTGGCATGGGAGTAAACCCGCCTCCGGGTTACAACACTGACGTGATCATCGCGGCGTTCCCGTGGGGAGCCTACCTCGGCGCAGAAGCGCTTGAGCAGGGGATCGATGCAATGGTCTCTTCCTGGAACCGCGCGGCGCCGAACACCATCCCGACGGCGGCGAAAGCGGGCGGTAATTATCTGTCCTCGCTGCTGGTAGGTAGCGAAGCACGTCGCCACGGCTACCAGGAAGGCATTGCTTTGGATGTGAACGGTTATATCTCCGAAGGCGCAGGCGAAAACCTGTTTGAGGTAAAAGATGGCGTGCTGTTTACTCCGCCGTTCACCTCTTCCGCGCTGCCGGGCATTACCCGCGACGCCATCATCAAGCTGGCGAAAGATCTCGGCATCGAAGTGCGCGAGCAGGTACTGTCCCGTGAATCTCTGTACCTGGCGGATGAAGTCTTCATGTCCGGCACCGCGGCGGAAATCACCCCGGTACGCAGCGTGGATGGTATCCAGGTCGGCGCAGGCCGTCGTGGTCCGGTAACTAAACGCATTCAGGAAGCCTTCTTTGGCCTCTTCACCGGTGAAACAGAAGATAAATGGGGCTGGTTGGATCCGGTAAGTAAGTAA
- the hdfR gene encoding HTH-type transcriptional regulator HdfR, producing MDTELLKTFLEVSRTRHFGRAAEALYLTQSAVSFRIRQLENQLGVNLFTRHRNNIRLTTAGEKLLPYAETLMNTWQAARKEVAHSSRHNEFSIGASASLWECMLNGWLGTLYNAPYNLQFEARIAQRQSLVKQLHERQLDLLITTESPKMDELSSQLLGNFTLALYCASPAKNRNELNYLRLEWGPDFQQNEVGLIGSDDVPLLTTSSAELIYQQLSRLNGCSWLPVRWAKEKHGLHTVMDSATLSRPLYAIWLQNSDKQAQIHEILKSSILE from the coding sequence GTGGATACGGAATTGCTCAAGACTTTCCTGGAAGTGAGCAGAACTCGTCACTTTGGGCGGGCAGCAGAGGCACTTTACCTGACACAGTCAGCGGTCAGCTTTCGTATTCGTCAGCTGGAAAACCAACTCGGTGTGAACCTGTTCACCCGTCATCGTAATAATATTCGCCTGACGACCGCCGGAGAAAAGCTCCTGCCCTACGCCGAAACATTGATGAACACATGGCAGGCCGCGCGCAAAGAGGTCGCTCACTCTTCGCGACACAACGAATTCTCCATCGGTGCCAGCGCCTCCCTATGGGAATGCATGCTTAACGGCTGGCTCGGCACGCTTTATAACGCCCCCTACAATCTCCAGTTTGAAGCACGTATCGCGCAGCGGCAGTCGCTGGTTAAGCAGCTTCACGAACGTCAGTTAGATCTGCTGATCACCACCGAATCACCGAAGATGGATGAATTAAGCAGCCAGTTATTGGGTAATTTCACGCTTGCTCTATATTGTGCATCGCCAGCAAAAAACAGAAATGAATTAAATTACTTACGCCTTGAATGGGGACCTGATTTTCAGCAAAACGAAGTGGGGCTGATCGGTAGTGATGATGTTCCGCTGCTTACCACTTCTTCAGCAGAACTCATCTATCAGCAATTATCACGCCTGAACGGCTGCAGCTGGCTACCTGTGCGCTGGGCGAAGGAGAAGCATGGATTACACACAGTCATGGACAGCGCCACGCTATCCCGACCACTCTATGCGATTTGGTTACAAAATAGCGATAAGCAGGCGCAGATCCACGAGATCCTGAAAAGCTCGATTCTGGAATAA
- the ilvM gene encoding acetolactate synthase 2 small subunit: MMQHQVALQARFNPETLERVLRVVRHRGFQICAMNMETAADAQNINIELTVASPRPVELLFSQLSKLVDVACVEIQQPTSQQIRA, encoded by the coding sequence ATGATGCAACATCAGGTCGCTTTACAGGCACGTTTCAACCCGGAAACCTTAGAGCGCGTGCTGCGCGTTGTCCGCCACCGGGGTTTTCAAATCTGCGCAATGAATATGGAAACCGCGGCAGATGCGCAAAATATAAATATCGAATTGACCGTTGCCAGCCCGCGGCCCGTCGAATTACTGTTTAGTCAATTAAGCAAACTGGTCGACGTTGCCTGCGTCGAGATCCAGCAACCCACATCACAACAAATCCGCGCCTGA
- the ilvA gene encoding threonine ammonia-lyase, biosynthetic translates to MADSQPLSGAPEGAEYLRAVLRAPVYEAVQKTPLQKMEKLSSRLDNVILVKREDRQPVHSFKLRGAYAMMSSLTTEQKSHGVITASAGNHAQGVAFSASRLGVKALIVMPVATADIKVDAVRGFGGEVLLHGANFDEAKARAIELAQQQGFTWVPPFDHPMVIAGQGTLALELLQQDAHIDRVFVPVGGGGLAAGVAVLIKQLMPQIKVIAVEAEDSACLKAALDAGHPVDLPRVGLFAEGVAVKRIGDETFRLCQEYLDDIITVDSDAICAAMKDLFEDVRAVAEPSGALALAGMKKYVAQHNIRGERLAHILSGANVNFHGLRYVSERCELGEQREALLAVTIPEEKGSFLKFCQLLGGRSVTEFNYRFADAKDACIFVGVRLSRGLEERKEILQLLNDGGYSVVDLSDDEMAKLHVRYMVGGRPSKALQERLFSFEFPESPGALLKFLHTLGTHWNISLFHYRSHGTDYGRVLAAFELGEHEPDFETRLNELGYECHDETHNPAFRFFLAG, encoded by the coding sequence ATGGCGGATTCACAACCCTTGTCCGGCGCTCCTGAGGGCGCCGAGTATCTGCGAGCAGTGCTGCGCGCGCCGGTTTATGAAGCAGTGCAGAAAACGCCGCTGCAAAAAATGGAAAAGCTCTCGTCGCGGCTGGATAACGTCATTCTGGTGAAGCGTGAAGATCGCCAGCCGGTACACAGCTTTAAGCTGCGCGGCGCCTACGCGATGATGTCCAGCCTGACCACGGAACAAAAATCTCATGGCGTGATCACCGCTTCGGCGGGCAACCATGCCCAGGGTGTGGCGTTTTCCGCATCGCGGCTGGGCGTTAAGGCGCTGATCGTGATGCCGGTAGCGACCGCCGATATCAAAGTCGATGCCGTTCGCGGCTTTGGTGGCGAAGTGCTGCTGCACGGCGCCAACTTTGATGAAGCGAAAGCCCGCGCGATTGAGCTGGCCCAGCAGCAGGGCTTTACCTGGGTGCCGCCGTTCGATCATCCGATGGTGATCGCCGGCCAGGGCACCCTGGCGCTGGAGCTGCTGCAGCAGGATGCCCACATTGACCGTGTGTTCGTCCCGGTAGGCGGCGGCGGTCTGGCGGCGGGCGTGGCGGTGCTGATCAAGCAGCTGATGCCGCAGATCAAAGTGATCGCCGTGGAGGCGGAAGATTCCGCCTGTCTGAAAGCGGCGCTGGATGCGGGTCATCCGGTGGATCTGCCGCGCGTCGGCTTGTTTGCCGAAGGCGTGGCGGTCAAACGCATTGGCGATGAAACCTTCCGTCTGTGCCAGGAGTATCTGGACGATATCATTACCGTCGATAGCGACGCTATCTGCGCGGCAATGAAAGATCTGTTTGAAGATGTGCGGGCGGTGGCGGAGCCTTCCGGCGCGCTGGCGCTGGCGGGGATGAAGAAATATGTCGCCCAGCACAATATTCGCGGCGAGCGACTGGCTCATATTCTGTCCGGGGCCAACGTTAACTTCCACGGCCTGCGCTACGTGTCTGAACGCTGCGAGCTCGGAGAACAGCGTGAAGCGCTGCTGGCGGTGACGATCCCGGAAGAGAAGGGCAGCTTCCTCAAGTTTTGCCAGCTGCTGGGCGGGCGCTCGGTGACGGAGTTCAACTACCGGTTTGCTGACGCCAAAGACGCCTGCATTTTTGTCGGGGTACGCCTGAGTCGCGGCCTGGAAGAGCGCAAAGAGATCCTCCAGTTACTGAACGACGGCGGCTACAGTGTGGTGGATCTCTCTGACGATGAGATGGCCAAGCTGCATGTGCGCTATATGGTCGGTGGCCGGCCGTCTAAAGCGTTGCAGGAGCGTCTGTTCAGCTTCGAGTTTCCGGAATCCCCAGGCGCGCTGCTGAAGTTCCTGCATACCCTTGGCACCCACTGGAATATTTCGCTGTTCCACTACCGCAGCCACGGCACCGACTATGGTCGGGTGTTAGCGGCTTTTGAGCTGGGCGAGCACGAGCCGGACTTTGAAACCCGTCTTAATGAGCTGGGCTATGAGTGCCACGACGAAACCCATAACCCGGCGTTCCGCTTTTTTCTCGCGGGCTAG
- the ilvX gene encoding peptide IlvX, translated as MMTFSIKFCFSRFMTGN; from the coding sequence ATGATGACTTTTAGCATAAAATTCTGTTTCTCCCGATTTATGACGGGGAACTAA
- the ilvG gene encoding acetolactate synthase 2 catalytic subunit produces the protein MNGAQWVVHALRTQGVDTVFGYPGGAIMPVYDALYDGGVEHLLCRHEQGAAMAAIGYARATGKTGVCIATSGPGATNLITGLADALLDSIPIVAITGQVAAPFIGTDAFQEVDVLGLSLACTKHSFLVQSLDELPRVIAEAFQVANSGRPGPVLVDIPKDIQMAQGDLDPHFSTVADEMAFPQAEVAQAQQMLAQSQKPMLYVGGGVGMAQAVPALREFLAVTRMPATCTLKGLGVVDADYPYYLGMLGMHGTKAANLAVQECDLLIAVGARFDDRVTGKLNTFAPHAKVIHMDIDPAELNKLRQAHIGLTGDLNRLLSALQQPLAIDDWRERNAALRAEHAWRYDHPGEAIYAPLLLKQLSDRKPADSVVTTDVGQHQMWSAQHMTYTRPENFITSSGLGTMGFGLPAAVGAQVARPDDTVICISGDGSFMMNVQELGTVKRKQLPLKIVLLDNQRLGMVRQWQQLFFQERYSETTLTDNPDFLTLASAFGIPGQHITRKDQVEAALDTMLSSQGPYLLHVSIDELENVWPLVPPGASNSEMLEKLS, from the coding sequence ATGAATGGCGCGCAGTGGGTGGTACATGCTTTGCGGACACAGGGAGTCGACACAGTTTTTGGCTATCCGGGTGGCGCAATTATGCCGGTTTACGATGCACTGTATGACGGCGGCGTGGAGCACCTGCTGTGCCGGCATGAGCAAGGGGCTGCTATGGCGGCCATTGGTTATGCGCGAGCAACCGGTAAAACCGGGGTGTGCATCGCGACCTCCGGCCCGGGTGCGACCAACCTGATCACTGGCCTGGCGGATGCTCTGCTTGACTCTATCCCCATTGTTGCCATCACCGGCCAGGTCGCCGCTCCCTTCATCGGTACGGATGCATTCCAGGAAGTAGACGTTCTCGGTTTGTCACTGGCCTGTACTAAGCACAGTTTCCTCGTACAGTCTCTGGACGAGCTGCCGCGGGTTATCGCTGAAGCTTTTCAGGTGGCAAACTCAGGCCGTCCAGGCCCGGTGCTGGTTGATATCCCCAAGGATATTCAGATGGCGCAGGGCGATCTCGATCCCCATTTCTCTACCGTCGCTGACGAGATGGCATTTCCGCAGGCGGAGGTTGCTCAGGCTCAGCAGATGCTGGCTCAGTCACAGAAACCGATGCTGTATGTTGGCGGTGGAGTGGGTATGGCGCAGGCGGTACCGGCCTTGCGCGAATTCCTGGCGGTGACCCGGATGCCAGCGACTTGCACTTTGAAAGGGCTGGGCGTCGTGGACGCCGATTATCCGTATTATCTCGGTATGCTGGGAATGCACGGCACTAAGGCGGCCAACCTGGCGGTACAGGAGTGCGATCTGCTGATCGCCGTCGGTGCGCGCTTTGACGATCGCGTGACCGGTAAGCTCAATACCTTCGCTCCACATGCCAAAGTGATCCACATGGATATCGATCCGGCGGAGTTGAACAAGCTGCGCCAGGCGCATATCGGCCTGACCGGCGATCTGAACCGCTTGCTGTCGGCGCTGCAGCAACCGTTAGCTATCGATGACTGGCGCGAGCGTAATGCCGCACTGCGTGCCGAGCATGCCTGGCGTTACGATCATCCCGGTGAGGCAATCTACGCGCCGCTGTTGCTGAAACAGCTTTCCGACCGCAAGCCGGCGGACAGCGTGGTGACAACCGACGTTGGCCAGCATCAGATGTGGTCGGCTCAGCATATGACCTATACCCGCCCGGAAAACTTCATCACCTCCAGCGGCTTAGGCACCATGGGCTTTGGCCTGCCGGCCGCCGTTGGCGCCCAGGTGGCGCGCCCGGACGATACGGTTATCTGTATCTCCGGTGACGGCTCCTTCATGATGAATGTGCAGGAGTTGGGCACCGTTAAACGTAAGCAGTTACCGCTGAAGATCGTATTGCTCGACAACCAGCGGTTAGGGATGGTTCGACAATGGCAGCAGCTGTTTTTCCAGGAACGTTATAGCGAAACCACTCTGACTGATAACCCTGATTTCCTCACGCTGGCCAGCGCCTTCGGTATTCCTGGCCAACATATCACCCGTAAAGACCAGGTTGAAGCGGCACTCGACACCATGCTTTCGAGCCAGGGGCCATACCTGCTTCATGTCTCAATCGACGAACTTGAGAATGTCTGGCCGTTGGTGCCGCCCGGCGCCAGTAACTCTGAAATGCTGGAGAAATTATCATGA
- the ilvD gene encoding dihydroxy-acid dehydratase, whose product MPKYRSATTTHGRNMAGARALWRATGMTDADFGKPIIAVVNSFTQFVPGHVHLRDLGKLVAEQIEAAGGVAKEFNTIAVDDGIAMGHGGMLYSLPSRELIADSVEYMVNAHCADAMVCISNCDKITPGMLMASLRLNIPVIFVSGGPMEAGKTKLSDKIIKLDLVDAMIQGADPKVSDEQSNQVERSACPTCGSCSGMFTANSMNCLTEALGLSQPGNGSLLATHADRKELFLNAGKRIVELTKRYYEQDDASALPRNIASKAAFENAMTLDIAMGGSTNTVLHLLAAAQEAEIDFTMSDIDKLSRKVPQLCKVAPSTQKYHMEDVHRAGGVLGILGELDRAGLLNREVKNVLGLTLPQTLEQYDVMVTQDDAVKKMFRAGPAGIRTTQAFSQDCRWDTLDDDRAEGCIRSLEHAYSKDGGLAVLYGNFAENGCIVKTAGVDDSILKFTGPAKVYESQDDAVEAILGGKVVEGDVVVIRYEGPKGGPGMQEMLYPTSFLKSMGLGKACALITDGRFSGGTSGLSIGHVSPEAASGGNIALIEDGDMIAIDIPNRSIQLQLSDAEIAARREAQEARGDQAWTPKNRQRQVSFALRAYASLATSADKGAVRDKSKLGG is encoded by the coding sequence ATGCCTAAGTACCGTTCCGCCACCACCACACATGGCCGCAATATGGCGGGCGCCCGCGCGTTGTGGCGCGCAACCGGGATGACCGATGCCGATTTCGGCAAACCGATTATCGCCGTCGTTAACTCCTTTACCCAGTTTGTTCCCGGGCACGTGCACCTGCGCGATCTCGGCAAACTGGTTGCCGAGCAGATTGAAGCGGCTGGCGGTGTCGCCAAAGAATTTAACACCATCGCGGTGGATGATGGGATCGCCATGGGCCACGGGGGTATGCTCTACTCACTGCCATCCCGCGAGCTGATCGCCGACTCGGTGGAGTACATGGTTAACGCCCACTGTGCGGATGCGATGGTCTGTATCTCCAACTGCGACAAAATCACCCCGGGGATGTTGATGGCCTCCCTGCGCCTAAACATTCCGGTGATCTTTGTGTCCGGCGGCCCGATGGAAGCCGGGAAGACCAAGCTGTCAGATAAAATCATCAAGCTTGACCTGGTGGATGCGATGATTCAGGGGGCGGATCCGAAAGTGTCCGACGAGCAGAGCAATCAGGTAGAGCGTTCCGCCTGCCCGACCTGCGGCTCCTGTTCCGGGATGTTCACGGCGAACTCCATGAACTGCCTGACCGAAGCGCTGGGCCTGTCGCAGCCGGGTAACGGCTCGCTGCTGGCGACCCACGCCGATCGTAAGGAGCTGTTCCTGAACGCCGGTAAACGTATCGTCGAGCTGACCAAACGCTATTACGAGCAGGATGACGCTTCCGCGCTGCCGCGCAATATCGCCAGCAAGGCGGCTTTTGAAAACGCCATGACGCTGGATATCGCCATGGGCGGTTCCACCAATACCGTCCTGCATCTGCTGGCGGCGGCGCAGGAAGCAGAAATCGACTTCACCATGAGTGATATCGATAAGCTCTCCCGCAAGGTGCCGCAGCTGTGTAAGGTGGCGCCGAGTACGCAGAAATACCATATGGAAGATGTGCATCGCGCTGGCGGCGTGCTGGGCATTTTGGGCGAGCTGGACCGTGCCGGGCTGTTGAACCGCGAGGTCAAAAACGTCCTTGGCCTGACGCTGCCGCAGACCCTGGAACAGTACGATGTGATGGTGACCCAGGACGACGCGGTGAAAAAAATGTTCCGCGCCGGCCCGGCGGGCATCCGTACCACCCAGGCGTTCTCGCAAGACTGCCGCTGGGATACCCTGGATGACGATCGCGCCGAAGGCTGTATCCGTTCTCTGGAACACGCTTACAGCAAAGACGGCGGTCTGGCGGTGCTGTACGGCAATTTCGCGGAAAACGGCTGTATCGTCAAAACCGCCGGCGTGGACGACAGCATCCTGAAATTTACCGGACCGGCGAAAGTATATGAGAGCCAGGACGATGCGGTAGAAGCTATCCTCGGCGGCAAAGTTGTTGAAGGCGACGTCGTAGTGATCCGCTACGAAGGTCCGAAAGGCGGGCCGGGGATGCAGGAGATGCTTTACCCTACCAGCTTCCTGAAGTCGATGGGGTTGGGCAAAGCCTGTGCCTTGATCACCGATGGTCGTTTCTCTGGCGGTACCTCAGGGCTCTCTATCGGTCACGTCTCTCCGGAAGCGGCGAGCGGCGGCAACATTGCGCTCATTGAAGATGGCGACATGATCGCGATTGATATTCCGAACCGCAGCATCCAGCTGCAGCTGAGCGATGCGGAAATTGCCGCGCGTCGTGAAGCCCAGGAAGCGCGTGGCGACCAGGCGTGGACGCCGAAGAATCGCCAGCGTCAGGTCTCCTTTGCCCTTCGCGCTTACGCCAGTCTGGCAACCAGCGCCGACAAAGGTGCGGTGCGTGATAAATCCAAACTGGGTGGTTAA
- the ilvL gene encoding ilv operon leader peptide, giving the protein MTALLRVISLVVISVVVIIIPPCGAALGRGKA; this is encoded by the coding sequence ATGACAGCCCTTCTACGAGTGATTAGCCTGGTCGTGATTAGCGTGGTGGTGATTATTATCCCACCGTGCGGGGCTGCACTTGGACGAGGAAAGGCTTAG
- the murI gene encoding glutamate racemase yields the protein MATNLQDGNTPCLAATPSDPRPTVLVFDSGVGGLSVYNEIRQLLPNLHYIYAFDNVAFPYGEKSEEFIVERVLEIVTAVQQRYPLALAVIACNTASTVSLPALREKFAFPVVGVVPAIKPAARLTANGIVGLLATRGTVKRPYTRELIDRFANECRIEMLGSAELVELAEAKLHGEPVPLEELRRILRPWLRMQEPPDTVVLGCTHFPLLQEELQRVLPEGTRLIDSGAAIARRTAWLLEHEAPDAKSSDENKAFCMALTAETEQLLPVLHRYGFSTLEKLPL from the coding sequence ATGGCTACCAATCTGCAGGACGGGAATACACCTTGTCTGGCAGCTACACCTTCTGATCCACGTCCCACCGTGCTGGTGTTTGATTCCGGCGTCGGTGGGTTGTCGGTTTATAATGAGATTCGGCAGCTGCTGCCGAATCTGCATTACATCTATGCTTTCGATAACGTTGCTTTCCCGTACGGTGAGAAGAGCGAAGAGTTTATCGTTGAGCGCGTGCTGGAAATTGTCACTGCCGTTCAGCAGCGCTACCCTCTGGCGCTGGCCGTGATCGCCTGTAATACCGCCAGTACCGTCTCCCTGCCTGCCCTGCGTGAAAAGTTTGCCTTTCCCGTCGTTGGCGTGGTGCCAGCGATTAAACCCGCCGCCCGCCTGACGGCGAACGGGATTGTCGGCCTGCTGGCGACCCGCGGTACCGTTAAGCGTCCTTATACCCGTGAGCTGATTGACCGCTTTGCCAATGAATGCCGGATTGAAATGCTGGGGTCAGCGGAGCTGGTGGAGCTGGCGGAAGCGAAACTGCACGGCGAGCCTGTGCCGTTAGAAGAACTGCGCCGCATCCTGCGCCCGTGGCTGCGGATGCAGGAGCCGCCGGATACGGTGGTGCTGGGCTGCACCCACTTTCCTCTTCTACAGGAGGAGCTGCAGCGCGTTCTGCCGGAGGGCACGCGGCTGATCGATTCTGGCGCGGCAATTGCCCGTCGCACCGCCTGGCTGTTAGAGCATGAAGCGCCGGACGCGAAGTCCAGTGACGAGAATAAAGCATTCTGCATGGCGCTGACGGCAGAAACAGAACAACTTTTACCCGTTTTGCATCGCTATGGCTTCTCAACGCTGGAAAAATTACCGCTTTAA
- a CDS encoding DUF413 domain-containing protein, translated as MAESFTTTNRFFDNKNYPRGFSRHGDFTIKEAQLLERHGYAFNELELGKREPVTDDEKQFVSVCRGEREPVTEAERVWIKYMARIKRPKRFHTLSGGKPQMEGADDYTESDD; from the coding sequence ATGGCGGAAAGCTTTACGACGACTAATCGTTTTTTCGACAATAAAAATTATCCACGCGGGTTCTCCCGTCACGGTGATTTCACCATCAAAGAGGCGCAACTGCTGGAACGCCATGGTTATGCCTTTAACGAACTGGAACTGGGTAAACGCGAACCTGTTACCGATGATGAAAAACAATTTGTCTCGGTGTGCCGTGGTGAACGTGAGCCGGTAACGGAAGCAGAACGCGTATGGATTAAGTATATGGCACGCATTAAGCGGCCGAAGCGTTTCCATACTCTGTCTGGCGGCAAACCGCAGATGGAAGGCGCTGACGATTACACCGAAAGCGATGACTAA
- a CDS encoding YifB family Mg chelatase-like AAA ATPase: MSLAIVYTRAALGIEAPLITIEVHLSSGLPGLTMVGLPETTVKEARDRVRSALINSGYAFPAKKITINLAPADLPKEGGRYDLPIALALLVASEQLNTTRLNQYEFVGELALTGGLRGVPGAIPSAMEAIKAGRRIVVSSDNAAEVGLIGGSDCLIADHLQEVCAFLAGQASLSPPIAEEPSLDERSEDLHDVIGQQQGKRALEIVAAGGHNLLLIGPPGTGKTMLASRLPGLLPPLSNQEALESTAIQSLVNLHTAKTRWRQRPFRAPHHSASLAAMVGGGSIPVPGEISLAHNGVLFLDELPEFERRVLDALREPIESGKIHISRSRAKIDYPARFQLIAAMNPSPTGHYQGKHNRASPEQTLRYLGRLSGPFLDRFDLSLEIPLPPPGILSQGMQGEESSATVRQRVLAARERQMLRQNKLNAHLENHEMKSCCHLRHEDAVWLEQTLTRLGLSIRAWQRLLKVARTIADLAETEEIERRHLQEALSYRAIDRMLNHLQKMMA, encoded by the coding sequence ATGTCGCTCGCCATCGTTTATACCCGCGCGGCGCTCGGTATCGAAGCGCCATTGATTACTATCGAGGTTCACCTCAGCAGCGGCCTGCCCGGTCTGACCATGGTCGGACTGCCGGAAACCACCGTTAAAGAGGCCCGCGACCGGGTGCGGAGCGCCCTGATCAACAGCGGCTACGCTTTCCCAGCGAAGAAGATAACCATTAACCTGGCGCCCGCGGACCTGCCCAAGGAGGGCGGGCGATACGATCTGCCCATCGCTCTCGCGCTTCTCGTCGCCTCAGAGCAGCTCAATACGACCCGATTGAATCAATATGAGTTTGTGGGCGAACTCGCCCTTACGGGTGGGTTACGCGGCGTTCCAGGGGCGATCCCCAGCGCAATGGAGGCCATCAAAGCCGGCCGGCGCATTGTCGTCTCCTCTGACAATGCGGCTGAGGTGGGTCTGATCGGCGGCAGCGATTGCCTGATCGCTGATCATCTACAAGAGGTATGCGCGTTTCTCGCAGGGCAGGCATCGCTTTCACCGCCCATCGCTGAGGAACCCTCTCTTGATGAACGCAGTGAAGATTTGCACGATGTTATCGGCCAGCAACAAGGCAAGCGAGCGCTGGAGATTGTGGCGGCTGGTGGCCACAATCTGCTCCTGATTGGCCCGCCTGGTACCGGGAAAACCATGCTTGCCAGCCGGCTCCCCGGTCTCCTGCCGCCATTAAGCAATCAGGAAGCGCTGGAGAGCACGGCTATTCAGAGCCTGGTCAATCTCCACACCGCGAAGACACGGTGGCGTCAGAGGCCGTTTCGCGCACCTCACCATAGCGCCTCGCTGGCAGCCATGGTGGGCGGAGGCTCGATACCTGTCCCCGGTGAGATTTCACTGGCTCATAATGGCGTGCTATTTCTTGATGAACTGCCGGAGTTTGAGCGCCGAGTGCTGGACGCGCTGCGCGAACCCATTGAGTCAGGCAAGATCCACATATCACGCTCGCGCGCCAAGATTGACTATCCGGCGCGCTTTCAGCTTATCGCGGCGATGAACCCAAGCCCGACAGGACATTATCAGGGCAAACACAATCGCGCATCTCCTGAGCAGACATTGCGCTACCTTGGACGCCTGTCAGGTCCCTTCCTCGACCGCTTCGATCTCTCCTTAGAGATCCCGCTGCCGCCGCCAGGGATACTGAGCCAGGGCATGCAGGGCGAAGAATCGAGCGCAACGGTCCGGCAGCGGGTGCTGGCGGCGCGTGAACGGCAAATGCTCAGGCAAAATAAGCTCAATGCCCACCTTGAGAATCATGAAATGAAGAGCTGCTGCCATTTACGACACGAGGATGCCGTCTGGCTGGAACAGACGCTAACCCGGCTGGGGCTTTCTATACGTGCCTGGCAACGTCTGTTAAAAGTGGCGAGAACCATTGCCGATCTGGCAGAGACGGAAGAGATTGAGCGTCGCCATTTGCAGGAGGCGCTCAGCTATCGGGCAATAGACCGAATGCTCAACCATCTGCAGAAAATGATGGCGTAA